From Malaciobacter mytili LMG 24559:
TAGGTTTTGAACTTTCAAAGCTAATTAAATACTTAAAACCTTTATCAAGTGCAAAATATATAAGGTTTGAAACTTTATATGATGATGATATGTTCCCTGACCAAGCAAGAACAGTTTTTGGTGCAATTGATTATCCTTATGTTGAAGGACTTAGAATAGATGAAGCTATGAATGAACTTGTAATTATGGCTGTGGGGTTATATGGCTCATCAATGCCAAAACAAAATGGTGCTCCTATTAGATTAATAGTTCCTTGGAAATATGGTTTTAAATCTATTAAGTCAATAGCAAAAATCTCTTTTACAAATGAACAACCTTTAAATACTTGGCAAAAAGAAAATCCAAAAGAGTATGGTTTTTATGCAAATGTAAATCCAAAAGTTGATCATCCTCGATGGTCTCAAGCAAAAGAGAGAGTTTTAGGCAAGTTTTTAAAACAAAATACTTTAATGTTTAATGGATATGAAAAAGAAGTTGCATATTTATATAAAGGGATGGATTTAAGAAAGGAGTTTTAATGAAAAGTATTATTTTTATTCTTTTTTCTTTACCTTTATTTATTACATTATATGAACTATTTATTTTAGAAAATATAAATGACCCAATAAAATATATTTATACTGTAAGTGGAGCAACAGCAACTGTGATTTTATTTTTTACTATAAGTATATCAATGATAAAAAAAAGAGTAAATTTAATCAAATATAGAAAAATGATAGGTTTATTTGGCTTTTTT
This genomic window contains:
- the msrP gene encoding protein-methionine-sulfoxide reductase catalytic subunit MsrP; translation: MNFIKRKTWQISENEVTSKELFDNRRTFLKLGAASLVASGSIIEALAKDQLPVQNLKFIKDNNPNNLVLNTYEQITSHNNFYEFTTNQSRVKDLAYTLNTNNWKIEVDGLIEKPVTLDFDDLVKKFALEERIYRFRCVEGWSMVVPWIGFELSKLIKYLKPLSSAKYIRFETLYDDDMFPDQARTVFGAIDYPYVEGLRIDEAMNELVIMAVGLYGSSMPKQNGAPIRLIVPWKYGFKSIKSIAKISFTNEQPLNTWQKENPKEYGFYANVNPKVDHPRWSQAKERVLGKFLKQNTLMFNGYEKEVAYLYKGMDLRKEF